The region CCCAGCCTGGTGTAACTAACACAGCTGCATTTGCCTATGAGCTGCTTAACTGGTTATGCAGGCTTTACAATGGCCCACATAATAAACCCCTAGTGTTTAAAGGATAAATAGATTTCATTTTACAGCATACGTATTATGTACATGTACAACACCAGAAAAACTGGGGAACTTTAAATCCATTATCTTAAATGCAATTCTTTAAGATACTGACAGAAATACCAGCTTTGTAAACTTTTAGGCAGCCCAGTTATATATGTTTTTATCAAAGTACAAAGAAAGTAACTGATTTTAACTGGAACACTACAACCAAATAAGTTTTATGTTGAATTTAGGTAAGCTTaaatagttttgatttttgcttttcatcctAAAGCTCCCACCATATATCCAGTGAGAGATGCTCACAAAAAATAGTCCTACAACATTGTTGTTGTCTGTAGACTTTGTAATTCACATTAAAAGGGTTTTCAAAGCAGTGACCTACTTAAATGCTTTTTGTGTCTtgaattttaatctttttttctctaacaaaCCTCCCCTGCTGATTAAACCTAAATTTACTTTCTTTCAACATCTTCCATTCCTGTTAGTGAAGTTTGGTTTgattaaaactgaaagcagTTTTACCTCACTTTCATTGTTCATTCACTGACTTTTCAAGTCCAGAAGAAGAAATTGCCTACCAATCAAGAGTGATAACTTTCCAAAGCAGAATTTTACTGCCATTAGGCTATATTAGGGCATATTCCATACAGGAATTTGGCTAGTAGGATTTTCTGGGAAGTGACAGTAGAGCTTCCTTATGCAATTGACTGAATTAAAACTGACAGCATCACTACATAAGCACACTTACACCAGAATGAAAGTTTGGTTAGAGTTACGGTCATGCAACTGTAGTTTGCAGTCTCCACAGCTGAACAGTATCTGTTGTAATGGATCTGCTGCTGATGTAATTCAAATAGAAGgcctttgttcttttctttccttgctttgtcCACACTGACACCACTATCCAGAAAAGCTCTAGAAGCAGCCCACAGAAGCCAAGAGACAGTATGACAGAAAGCAGTATCGCATCCACCATGCATTTTTGTTGTCTGTGCCatacttttctttaaatccaTTCCTCAGCTCCGTAACCTGGTCTCACCCATCTGGTCTTTACCTTCCATCCAGCATTTCTATTCATTGCTTATCTCTCCTCACTTGCAGTTTACTGAAGATTGGGCTGAGTTAACAACAGCACCCCAAATTGTGGCACAGATTAGAAACTCAGAAGGGCTCAAAGGCAGGGAGCTATAAAGCCTAAGAGTCATTTCATGAGCAGAATATTTGCACTGAAGTCAACTCCAAGTCCTGGAGTTTATGCTTCTTCCCCACAACTGTCATGCACATGTGGTTAATAAATTAACCACGCGTACCGACCAAAGTCAATACTGCACAGATCACTGCTTTAGAAGAGTAACAGTGACTGAATCTCTGCAGACAGAAAttgtgttttcctctgaaaaggAACAGTGCGGCACAATGAAAAACAGTGACAGCTTATTGTGGAAGCAGAGAAGCGCATTTCCAGGCACAAGGGTGCTGGGAGGAAGGCATGGCTTTGGGAATGACAAATTCCTAACATCAGCATTCTTGTGTGGGGCTTTCAGCATTGGCACTGCTGTGGGAAGCTTCCAGTATCATGTTCAAGCATGGAAAATTCTCAATACTGCCTTCCTTGTTGGAGGACAGACAGATGTTAAGGAGTACAACTCTTTGGTTTCTTATGCGCCCTCTGTTGTATGTGGCAGCATGATGTAACACTCTATGGGTCTAGTAAAGTGTACAAAAACTTGCTTTTCCAAGTAAGAACATTTAAAGgccttaatttctttcttaaaacatttgattaatcatttgaaaagcagatttcattttttcccataGCAGTAATTGCACTTTCTCATCCCACCTGCTTTTCcacaataattttcttcatattcttaGAGCAGATATAAGAACAGATGCCACAGCAGAAGCCTTACTGCAGTTACATCACACAATTTCCAAAGATTcttccaaagtaattttttcccatgAATGTGCTATATTAATGTAAAAAGAgtgaaaatgttaataaaacttacctaaagctttttttcccccctcccctccaaTAACTGACAGAGAACATCTAGGTGAGTCTGGCAAACAAGGAATGCTTTTACACCACAGATACCAGTGGCTGTACTACAATTCACTCAATACACACTATTTTACAGTATTGTAAAATTCTACCATCTTTTACAGAATTGCCTTATTAACTAGAAACACTTCACAAAAAGCTGTCATCCGGAGGCAGTTTAACACAAAGTAAATGAGTGACCCATTCGGCAGCTTAACTCATCAAATAAAATAGCACTTTCCatataaaatatgaagtaaaggcatttttaaagttGCCTGACAAAACAACTCTGCAAAGTGGATAGATAGACCTACACAGAACTAAGAACATGAATTTGCTATAGAGAAGCAGTGGAATACAATAATAACAAGCCCAAACTGGAACGTGAAACATTCCccatgaaaatgtttatttagaaGGTAAGAAAGGCTAAGCTTTATTTGTACGCTAAACACCATCAAAAGTAATAGCCACATAAGTGAGCTGAAAGAAGATTTTGGATAACTGGCTTGTGAAGGCTTTGACACCTGCAGAGAGAATGTATATCTGCGAGCTGCTCTGTCAATTTACCTCCCAATTACCCTCTTCTGTAGTGGGTTTTGGCTTTTAGGGCTGCAGTTTGGCCAAATACACAAAGTTTAAAATGGAAGAGGGATAGAGGAGGCATTTACTACGAAATTAGTGAATAGTTCCACGTGAACCTGTACTTGtcaaaagggaaaggagaaaggctTGAAGAACTGTACCTGATAAGTTCTTACACTGAGCAACTCTGAATGGGGGCAACTGGAGATAAAGACATTCCACTCTCACACCTGCAGCTACTCAATACTCTCACACAGCTCagggatttgttttttcttaccATTGAGGAAGGTTAACATGATTAAAGCTCAACTGAAGGCATCACATCTTCAgtaaacaaaaagcagaaaccTGCTTTTCAGCAGGGCTGTAAACTacacctgaaaaaaaccaagtgTTTTAGATTACTAAGAATAATTATCTAAAGTAGAGAACTGGACGAAAACAAtcagacagaagaaaatcaaCGCCAGCAAAACCAGTGTCATGTCATGGGGGGTCACACGGCAGTATAAATGACTGTAtgtaaaaatcagttttctccCCAAACCCAAAGGACCAGATTTGCTGCTACCGGTACACTTGAAAGCATTAATGCAAACCACAGGCGTGTTTGTATTAAAACCTCAGTTCGACCGAGATTGGGTCCCAGGCtttccactgctgcagcttGCACTTTATAGAGAGCACCAAGCTCGGAGAGCCAACACCTTCCCTTCTCAGCTCCCGTGCCTCTGTCCCGGCCTCGGTGGGGGAACCCACCTCTCACAAGCAGCCCCGGGCTCTTCCAAAGCCCTCCAGCCTgccagaggggagcaggagctctCTCTGCCTAGGGACCGCAACAAATCAGACACTCCTTCCGCGGGGGACCCCCGGGCTGGAGCCGGGTGCGGGCACCACCGCAGCCCCTACCCCGCGTCagggcgggccgggccgggccggctcGGGGGGCCCCAGGAACGAGCTTGCTTGGGCGCCGAAACCAAACTTTCAGCCCAGTTTTACAGCCAgcggctgctgctccccagacCCCCGCCCCGCGGAGGGAAGGGCGGAAGGAGAGGGCGGCGCTGCTGCCTCGGCCGCCCCCGAGCCGGGGCAGGCCGGGCTGAGGGACCCACCGGACTACCAGCGCAAACCACCCAGCCCACCACCAGCCCCGCGccctttgtatttttaaaccaCGCTGCAGCCCCCGCGCTCCGCCCAATCAGATCGGCCGCAGCCCCCGCTGGCCAATGGCGGGGACCCCGCGGTTTTTTAAACCGTCCCTCTCCCCCAATCACCGCCCAGCACGCTCCGCCCAGCTCCGCCCCCCGCTCTCCTCACCACAACCGGTTCCAACGGGTATGAACGCCAACGACCCCCTCGCGCTCGACCTAGCCCGGGAGTAGCCCGGCCGCTGACGCCAGAGCGGCAGACAGCCAATCACGTCCGGTCTCTGCTCCAGGAGGTGGAGCCTCGGGCAGTTTGAACCGGCGCGGCAGCCAATGGGCTGAGGCGGGGGGCGGGCTCTCGGGTGCCGCGGGTCGGGTTGCTGTGGCGGGCAGTGCCGCGGAAAACAAGAGGCGGTAAGTGCGCGGCCGGGCACCATTCggcagcagcacctgagggagcagagccccgcgccgcccgctcCGCTCAGCCAGGCAAGGCCCGCGTAGGCGCGGACCGTGAGCGCGCCGGGAGGGTCGGAGGGAGAGCGGGAAGGAGCGGACGCCAGCGGCGGTCCTGGGCGCAGAGGCAGCGAGGGGTTCCCGCGGCGGGCAGCACGCCCGCGGCTGAGGGGAGGATTCCTAGCGGGCGGGTGGGGCCGGGAGGGCGGCGGTGGCTCCggaggggagggctggggcacgggcggcggggccgggcgggctgcccgccgcagccgccgcggGAGGCGGGGAGAGGCGCCTGGCGGCGGAAGGtgccgcggccccggcgggggGGCGCGGGGAGaggggccgcggcgggggcggggccgggcgcgctGGGCGGGAAGGCGAGAGGCGGGAACGGGCTGAGGCGCGGCCCCGCCTCACGGCGCCTGTCCGCCCCCCTCCCTCAGGGACCCGCCGCCGACCTCGCCATGGGCAAAGGCGACCCCAATAAGCCGCGGGGCAAGATGTCCTCGTACGCATACTTCGTGCAGACGTGCCGCGAGGAGCACAAGAAGAAGCACCCGGACTCGTCTGTCAACTTCGCGGAGTTCTCGCGGAAGTGCTCGGAGCGGTGGAAGGTGAGCGGGGCCGAGCCGTGCTGAGCCCTTGCCGGGCCAGCCCCCACCcctgctgtgggctgctggGAAAAGATCCCTGGTAGCAGCTGCTGCTTAGGCGTTAGTGGGTCAGTAGCTGCTTTATCTCATCCAGACTCTTCTTTCCCCTCCGTGTGTCCACAGACAATGTCAagcaaggaaaaaggaaagtttgAAGAAATGGCTAAAGGAGACAAAGCTCGTTATGACAGGGAGATGAAAAACTACGTCCCTCCCAAAGGcgagaagaagggaaagaaaaaggatcCCAATGCTCCTAAAAGACCACCGTGAGTGTTTCTATGACTCCCTCCCCCCACACAGAAAGAAGTATTCGTTTTAACAGTTTGATACTTAACTTTAATGATTATCTCTGGATGTAGATCtgcattcttccttttctgttctgaacACCGTCCGAAAATCAAAAATGATCATCCTGGCTTGTCCATTGGAGATACGGCAAAGAAATTAGGTGAAATGTGGTCCGAACAGTCGGCCAAAGATAAACAGCCATATGAACAGAAGGCTGCAAAACTAAAGGAAAAGTATGAAAAGGTAAGGAAAACTAGTAAAACAAAGTTGAAGTTGTGGACCTCACTGTAAATGTATGACTTGTGTTTTGTACCCAAACCATATAGGACTTATAATTCTTAATGCTTATGGCAGCATCCCTCAGACTTTGGAAGACATGGAAAGATGTGGTGGGGCAAATATCTGGAACTCTTACAGTGAACCTGGATGTGGGTTTTGCATGTCTAGAGATTTTACCAGTAAGATGCCTTACTACCAGAAAACAGGTCACTTGCtcactaaaataaatacagtcaGACTTCAAAGCACTGTGGTCATAAAATGCTTAAAACTGTCTGCATTGCATGTTCTTTTGCTTACAGATTTAAGCATGAGAGTCCCAAGGTGGAAATCCTACTTTTTTTGCATGCAGTGTATCTGATCTATGCAGTATAAATCTCTTTTCAGCATTCTATTCCTTCCAACttaacagtatttttcttgcagGATATTGCAGCATATCGTGCCAAGAGCAAGAgtgatggaggaaaaaagggcCCAGGTAGGCCTGCAGGGTCTAAGAAGAAAGCAGaaccagaggaggaggaggaggaagaggaagaggaggaggaagaggaggaagaagatgaggatgaagaaTAAATGAATGTCCTGCTGTAAAGATTTATGCTCAGAATCCAATATTTTGCTAAGAATGTGAACTCAAGTGCAGCTCATTGTTAGCTTCAGTATAAAAATCTGTACAGAATTGTGTATAGGTAATGTGGTTCTTTGTAGGGAGACTTCAGTTTATAATGTAAGCAGTAGCCAAGGCCTGCTACAGTTCGGTTTGGAAAAAGTTTTTGaatgtttctgctgtttctgcatATTTAATGGTTTTATTGAAATTCAGTGACTGATAGCCAGGTGTTTCTTTTTAGTTAAGTAAAACAGGTAGCTTAATAGTTGATCTTATATTTTGTAGTATTTTGTTGCATTGTATTacttttttaacagttttgtaATAAAATGTTGTACATGACTCTTTTTGTATTCGTGGTTTTTCTGAGAGCCTGGGCACCCCCAGAATGTTGGAATCCTGTATGGGAACGTGAGTGTTCTTGGGCTCTTGCTGTTCCTGCAAAACTGGCAAGTCCCTTATGTGTGGGCTCCTGGAGCTTTTGTTGCCACTTCAACTCCTTTAACTGATTTCCTCTCCCACATCTACTACTGTTAGTTAAAACTGATGTTTTCCTTGCAGCAGCAtttgtgggagaaaaaaaaatccaagtagTGAAGTTTTACTCCTGGATTATCTTCTTTCCCCAGACTACTGAAGCACAGGTCTTTGTTTTGGCATAGTAGTTGATAATGAGTGAATGTTTTAACTTTCTCTTCCAGAGCTCAAGGGTCACTGGCCTTGGCTGTAAGACAGATGTGGTTAGAGGCATGTCTTCCCAGATGTTGTCTACTTCCCTCTCCCCCTGGCTCCAGTATTAGTGACTTCTCATAAAATACACAGCTTGCagaacagcatgaaaaatgttGGAATGTTATCTTCACACATACCAGTAGACTCCTGCAGAAAGAGAAGGCATTTGTAAAGAAAAGTGCTCCTGATGCTCTCCTGTTAGTGGTTATAACAGTGTCACCAGTTACACTATTTCTTGgctttcactttttattttactttagtATATGTAAAGGCTCAAATCTGGATACCTAGCAATGTTTTCAACTGGGCAATTTGAGATCCTATAGCTAAACTACATACCTTAAGTTTAATTTGCTGAGCTAAATACTAGGAAATAACTTTTATTAGCCCTTGAAAGCCCAGCCCTGAAAATGTGTAATGTctaaaaaattaagtaatacAAAGGGCAGGCTTCcaagattttgtttaaaatgcctCCCTATTGTCCATTAGCTTATGAAATAAATTTGCATCCCATTATTGTACTATGTGTAAGATAAAAAGCTTTCAGGAATTTACTATGGTAAATGGCACTGGGTAGGTCAGAGATAACAGCACTTTCTGAAACAAGAAGCTTGAGAAAAACACTTGGTATATTTTTGTAAGCATGGAAATAAAGTAACTGTAATGGCAattcaaacatttttataaTGGAGGAGGTGTTAATCTTTGAGAGCCTTAGAAACACAGAgttgctttttcctccccaccctgcccccGAGATACTTAAGTAGCATCAGAAGGATTAGCTGCTGTTGTACATGTTGGACCTGCCAGAGAGAACTTGGCACAGGTGACATCAATGGCTCCAGTTTTCAGGCTCAGATTTCATGAAGCTGCAGGCATAAACTAGAAGTGAGAAGCAGTGGTTGTGTGCACAGCATCTCCAGGgctcaaaaacatttttttgctgtagAATTTGCAGTCCTACAGCACTGTATCCTTAACTCAGATCTTCCATCTAGAGGCAATTCCCTGTTACAGTGTGTATCCAAGATCATGTTGATCTTGTTACCACATCCTGTTAATACTTCCCTGTAGAAATGCACCATCACGTCCTCTCACTCCTAACATTCTCTCCTTGGGCAGAACAATGATACTTCATGAAGTCTTTCTGATAAGATTATTTACATTTACTGCAGTGGAGGAGTAAAGTCAGAGTAAATTGACTAATTTGATTCTTTGAAAtgtttggatattttttaaaaattgaaaaaaatataacccTTCAGGTGTCTTTACAGGTTGCACACCAAAAACTCTGCATCAGGCTGAACTGAGAACGATGTCTTGACTAAAGataattaagaggaaaaaaaatgtccttttggTAAAAAGGTGTTCAAtataaaggaaaatggaaaagagtaCATAAAAAACACCTGCTTTCAAATTAAGCTTCAAAAAGTATGATGTTTCAGGTCAGGGAGTTCTTGCAATCTCATCTGTGAGCACTTGCTGGAAAGGACTAATAAGTAATCAAAGTGTACGGGGAATGTTCAGTAAAGATAAGGGCATAGAAGAAAAGCTAAATTAGTTTTTCACATCAGTGTTCAATATGGACAAACCTATGAAATAACTCACTGGAGGTGGACTGGGACGTctaaaaccaaaactaaaagGGATGCCCCAAATGCTTGCAGGCATTGGGGAGAATTCTCACGTGGTACTCAACATCCAGCATAAAGACATCCCACACAGATGTCTTAAAGCAGACCAAAAGATCACCAAAAAATAAGTCTGAGGTGGATAAAGAGGAAGAATGAGAGAATGCAAATGTAGGAAAGCAGTTTTTAGAAACTTCAAGTTATTTCTAAACCAGtaagccaaaaaaaaccctctgctaATCAACAGGCCAGACACAGCAAGATGTGGCAAAAGCAAAAGAGCACCAGAGCAACATGA is a window of Sylvia atricapilla isolate bSylAtr1 chromosome 4, bSylAtr1.pri, whole genome shotgun sequence DNA encoding:
- the HMGB2 gene encoding high mobility group protein B2; the protein is MGKGDPNKPRGKMSSYAYFVQTCREEHKKKHPDSSVNFAEFSRKCSERWKTMSSKEKGKFEEMAKGDKARYDREMKNYVPPKGEKKGKKKDPNAPKRPPSAFFLFCSEHRPKIKNDHPGLSIGDTAKKLGEMWSEQSAKDKQPYEQKAAKLKEKYEKDIAAYRAKSKSDGGKKGPGRPAGSKKKAEPEEEEEEEEEEEEEEEEDEDEE